In Elaeis guineensis isolate ETL-2024a chromosome 1, EG11, whole genome shotgun sequence, a genomic segment contains:
- the LOC105037941 gene encoding LOW QUALITY PROTEIN: subtilisin-like protease SBT3.17 (The sequence of the model RefSeq protein was modified relative to this genomic sequence to represent the inferred CDS: inserted 1 base in 1 codon) yields MAEENSXQMPGRSSSTAGEAAKDDDATVRIVYTDVPEGEDPEAFDLRTVAAVLGSEEAAKEALIYHYKEAASGFAAKLTSKQAQELSKQPGILQVVPSRTLQLNEPATVQTIGVL; encoded by the exons ATGGCTGAAGAAAACA GCCAGATGCCCGGCCGCAGCTCGTCCACCGCCGGCGAGGCAGCCAAGGATGATGATGCCACCGTTCGAATCGTTTATACGGACGTGCCTGAGGGCGAGGATCCTGAGGCCTTTGACCTCCGGACCGTTGCCGCAGTCCTTGGCAG tgaggaggccgcgaaggaggctTTGATCTACCACTACAAGGAGGCAGCAAGCGGGTTCGCCGCCAAGCTGACTTCAAAGCAAGCCCAAGAATTGTCGA AGCAACCAGGGATTCTTCAAGTTGTGCCAAGTCGCACCCTCCAGCTTAATGAACCTGCCACGGTCCAGACAATCGGCGTTCTGTGA